The nucleotide sequence AATTCGTATCAAATTAACTATGGCCCTTTTCCGAAAATTCATATTTGTATGTACAGGAACCGACTGTAAAAAAAACGGTTGTAAGAGCCTATTGAAAGATATAAAGGACTTGACCAAACTGGATGATCATAAGGGTAAGTATAAGATTGTCAAAACAAAATGCATGGATTTTTGTAAATCCGGACCAATAAGTGTTGTAAGCAACGAGGTGATAAAAAAATCCACCAAGGAAAAATTGAAGGCAGTATTGGAAAATAAAAATCATTGATACCAATCATCTAAAAAGTGCTGCTGTACATGTTTGTATATAAGATATGTACAGCAGCACTATGATTTATTTGGGCTCAGTAATCACGGCTGTTCCGCTGGCCGTAACCATTAACATGCCATCTCTAATTGTTTCATAATCCAGATCCACACCAACGACGGCATTTGCTCCATAAGCCATAGCTTGCATTTCCATTTCCCTTAATGAGGTAGTTTTTGCTTCTTTCAGTACCTTTTCATAAGCTCCGGACCTTCCTCCGACAATATCAGTAATACCCGCAAAAAAGTCCCTAAAAATATTTGCCCCAATAATGGTCTCTCCTGAAACTATTCCACAATATTTTTTGATTTCATGTCCTTCAATATGTGGTGTTGTAGTAGTAATCATTGTTTTTCTTTTAATTGATTCAAAATTATTACTTTCTCTAGGCTAAATATAAATTGAAATAATGAGAATTGATCCATCATTTTACATTTCCTCAAGGCACTTTTTTTGCTTATTTGCTCAGAAATATACTTGGCGATCATTATAGGATATTTAGGGACCTGATAGTAATTCACGTTTCACGGGGATTTTGGAGGTCAAAATGGCCATATCCTTAATTAAAGTTTTAATTTTGAGTTGAAATATCTATACATGAAAAGATCTTTAGTTTCGATAATACTTTTATTGCTGTGGGGAAACAGCCTTTTAGCCCAACAGCGCAATTTGTACCAAAGGACCAGTGCCAATTTTTTCTATGGTATATCAGGAGCACCTCTTTTGGATTTTAATAAGTTATTGGAAGATAGGGGAGACTCGAAAATCTCAAGTAGTTACCGAAGTTTTGGTCTCGGCTATCAGACGAGGTTTAACGATTTTATTATTGGCACAGAGATCTATCAAAATAATGGATTAAATACGCAATATGGAGATTATATAATTGATTATCGGACCAGTAGGGTATTTCTAAATGTAGGATATGCCTTTACTGAAGAGGGAAAAGTACAACTCATTCATTTCATGTCCATAGGCATGGGGTATATGAACTTCCAAATGCTCAAGGACCAAGCCCCAGAATCAATGGATGCTTTTTTATCAGCCCCTGCCCAAGGTTTTATATTGCGAAGAAACGATGTTAACAAAGGGGCTGAGAATTTCGGGAGTTTTCTGACTGAAATTGGTTTTGAACTTGGTTATGACCTTGATTTGTTGTCGGCTGAAGAAGTAATAAGTCTTTCGGCCAAGTTTGGATATTCTTTCAATCCATTTGAAGAATCATGGAAAATTAAAGGGATGAACTTTGACAATATACAAAGTGGTCCCTTCCTTAGAATAGGGGCTGGCATTACTTTGCCCGAATCCAACTATTTCTACCGGGATGCTACTTTGGCCCTAAACCTATTT is from Echinicola marina and encodes:
- a CDS encoding (2Fe-2S) ferredoxin domain-containing protein: MALFRKFIFVCTGTDCKKNGCKSLLKDIKDLTKLDDHKGKYKIVKTKCMDFCKSGPISVVSNEVIKKSTKEKLKAVLENKNH
- a CDS encoding YbjQ family protein yields the protein MITTTTPHIEGHEIKKYCGIVSGETIIGANIFRDFFAGITDIVGGRSGAYEKVLKEAKTTSLREMEMQAMAYGANAVVGVDLDYETIRDGMLMVTASGTAVITEPK